The Amycolatopsis umgeniensis DNA segment GTTCGAAACCACCGTCGGCGAAACCGTCGTGATCAAAGACGGTCTCGCGGAATTCGCGGAGTAGGAGCCAAAGTCATGGGAGCACTCGACGGGCGGGTCGCCGTCATCACCGGCGCCGGTCGCGGGATCGGCCGCGAGCACGCACTGCTGTTCGCGAGGGAAGGCGCGAGCGTCGTGGTCAACGACCTCGGCGGGGCGAACGACGGAAGCGGCGCCGATGTCGGCCCGGCACAGGAGGTCGCCGACGAGATCCGCGCGGCGGGCGGGAAGGCCGTGGCGAACACGGCCAACGTCGCGGATTGGGCGGGCGCCGCCGAGCTGGTCGCGCAGGCGGTGGACGAGTTCGGCAGGCTCGACGTCGTGGTGAACAACGCGGGCATCCTGCGGGACGCGTTCCTTGCCGGACTCGAGGAATCCCAGTGGGATTCCGTGATCGCGGTGCACCTCAAGGGGCACGCGGCGGTGCTGCGGCACGCGTCCGCGTACTGGAAGACGGCGAGCAAGGCGGGTGAGCGGGTGGCGGGGTCGGTGATCAACACCGCGTCGGCGTCCGGCGTCACGCTGCCGAACGCGGGGCAGGCCAACTACGGCGCCGCGAAGGCGGGGATCGCCGCGCTGACCCTGGTCGCCGCCGAGGAACTGGAACGCTACGGCGTGCGCGTCAACGCGATCGCGCCGATCGCGCGCACCCGGCTCACCTTGGCGACGCCGGGGATGGGCGCGATCTTCGCGCAGGAGGTCGAAGAAGGGGAGTTCGACGCGTTCTCCCCGGCCAACATCTCGCCGCTGGTGGCCTACCTCGCGACCGAGAAGTGCCCGATCACCGGCAAGGTGTTCGCGGTGCAGGGCGGCGCGATCTCGGAACTCGCGGGCTGGCACGACGTCAAGGTGATCGAAACCGAGGAAGCCTGGGAGATCGACGACATCGCGGCGAGGCTGCCGTGATCGAGTGGTCCGAGACCGATCTGCTGATCCGGGACGCGATCCGCGAGTTCGTCGACAAGGAGATCCGGCCGCACGTCGACGAGCTCGAAAGCGGGACGCTGCCCCCGTACGACATCATCCGGAAGATGTTCGCCGCCTTCGGCATCGACGCGCTCGCGCGGGAATCGGTGACGAAGCTGTTGGCGAAGGAGGGCGGCTCCGGATCCGGCGGCGGGCTCGCTTTCGGCGGGCAGGAGGCGATGGCGCTGATCGCGGTGAGCGAGCTGGCCGGGGTCAGCCTCGGCATCGTCGCCTCGCTCGGCGTGAGCATCGGGCTGACCGCGCAGACGATCCTGACCAAGGGCACGCAGGCGCAGAAGGAACGCTGGTTGCCGGGATTGGCGACGTTCGAGAAGGTCGGCGCGTGGGCGATCACCGAACCCGACTCCGGCTCGGACGCTTTCGGCGGCATGAAGACGTCGGTGCGGCGCGACGGCGACGGGTATGTCCTCAATGGACAGAAGACGTTCATCACCAACGGCCCGTACGCCGACACGATCATCGTCTACGCGAAGCTGGACGAAGGCAACGGCGCCGACGTCCGCGATCGCCAGGTGTTGACGTTCGTGCTGGACAAGGGCATGCCGGGGCTCACGCAGGGCAAGCCGTTCAAGAAGATGGGCATGATGTCCTCACCGACCGGCGAGCTGTTCTTCAGCGACGCCCGGCTCGGGCGGGACAGGCTGCTCGGCGAATCCGAGACCGGCCGTGACGGTGACAGCAAGGCCGAGGTCAAGTCCGGCTTCGCCGTGGAGCGGATCGGTGTCGCTGCGCTGGCACTCGGGATCATCAACGAGTGCCACCGGCTTTGCGTGGACTACGCGAAGAACCGGAAGCTGTGGGGGCAGGAGATCGGGCGGTTCCAGCTGGTCCAGCTCAAGCTGGCGAAGATGGAGGTCGCGCGGATCAACGTGCGGAACATGGTGTTCCAGCTGATCGAGACGCTGCGCGCGGGCAAGATGCCGACGCTGGCCGAGGCATCGGCGATGAAGCTGTATTCGTCCGAGGCGGCCACCGAGGTCGCGATGGAGGCCGTGCAGTTGTTCGGCGGCAACGGATACATGGCGGAGTACCGCGTCGAGCAGCTGGCGCGGGACGCGAAGTCGCTGATGATCTACGCGGGGAGCAACGAGATCCAGGTGACACACATCGCGAAGGGTCTGCTGGGTCGCTGAAGACGAAGGGGCTCCAAGGGACGCCGTCCCATGGAGCCCCTTCGCGTCACGTCATCCGAGGACGACCGAACGACCCATTCGCACGGCGTCGGCGAGCGACTCCAGCACCGACACGGTGCTGCCCAGGTCGAGGCACGAGTCGGTGATGCTGACCCCGTAGGGCGCCGGGTAGTCCTGTCTTCCCTCCTCGAGGAACGACTCCAGCATGATCCCCGCTATTCCCCGCTCACCGCAGGCGATCCGGCTCGCGATGTCGGCGACGACGCCGGGCTGGCGGCGGTGGTCCTTGCGGGAATTGCCGTGCGACGCGTCCACGACGATCCGGTCCAAGGACTTTTTGGCGCGTAGCCCCTCGATGGCCGCGTCGACGGTCGCCGAGTCGTAGTTGGCCCCGGCCGTAGTGCCGCGGAGGATCAAATGCGCCGAGGGGTTGCCGGGCGAACTTCGCACGACGAGAGCGCCGTGTTCGCTCACGGCCGGGTGCCGCTGCGCGGTGCCGGCGCACTGGATCGCGGCGGTGGCGACGTTCAAGTCACCGTCGAGACCGTTCTTGATCCCGATCGGCATCGGCAGTTGGGACGCGAGCTCCCGGTGCGACTGGCTGGCGACCGTCCGCGCCCCGATGGCACCGTAGCTGAGGAGATCGCTCAGGTAGGGGGCGAGCATCGGCTCGACGAACTCCCCGGCCAAGGGCAGGCCGCTCTCCGCTGCCATGATCAAGAACCGGCGGCCGGTCCGCAGCCCGCCGGCGATGTCTTCGGAGCCGTCGAGCCAGGGATCGTGGAGCAAACCCTTCCAGCCCACAGCGGTTCGCGGTTTCTCCAGGTATGCCCGCAGCACGACGAGCAAGTGGTCCTTCATCGGTTCGGCCGACTTCGCCAGCCGGGCGGCGAAGTCGAGGACAGCGACAGGGTCGTGGACGGAACACGGGCCGACGACGGCCAGCATCCGTCCGTCACGACCGTTGAGGACGTCGGTGATCTCCGAGCGGTGTTCCCGGATTTCGTCGGCGAGCCGGTCGGGAACGGGATGTTCGGCGGCCAGTTCCGCCGGACTCGGCAACAGTTCGTAGGTGGGGATCGTGGTCACTGCGTTCTCCGTTTCTTGGTCCGGGAAACGCCGACGCCGGCAAGGCAAAGAGCCCCGCCAAGGATGGCGAGCAGTGTGGGAACCTCGTCGAGGAAGAGCCAGGACAGC contains these protein-coding regions:
- a CDS encoding SDR family oxidoreductase; protein product: MGALDGRVAVITGAGRGIGREHALLFAREGASVVVNDLGGANDGSGADVGPAQEVADEIRAAGGKAVANTANVADWAGAAELVAQAVDEFGRLDVVVNNAGILRDAFLAGLEESQWDSVIAVHLKGHAAVLRHASAYWKTASKAGERVAGSVINTASASGVTLPNAGQANYGAAKAGIAALTLVAAEELERYGVRVNAIAPIARTRLTLATPGMGAIFAQEVEEGEFDAFSPANISPLVAYLATEKCPITGKVFAVQGGAISELAGWHDVKVIETEEAWEIDDIAARLP
- a CDS encoding acyl-CoA dehydrogenase family protein, whose amino-acid sequence is MIEWSETDLLIRDAIREFVDKEIRPHVDELESGTLPPYDIIRKMFAAFGIDALARESVTKLLAKEGGSGSGGGLAFGGQEAMALIAVSELAGVSLGIVASLGVSIGLTAQTILTKGTQAQKERWLPGLATFEKVGAWAITEPDSGSDAFGGMKTSVRRDGDGYVLNGQKTFITNGPYADTIIVYAKLDEGNGADVRDRQVLTFVLDKGMPGLTQGKPFKKMGMMSSPTGELFFSDARLGRDRLLGESETGRDGDSKAEVKSGFAVERIGVAALALGIINECHRLCVDYAKNRKLWGQEIGRFQLVQLKLAKMEVARINVRNMVFQLIETLRAGKMPTLAEASAMKLYSSEAATEVAMEAVQLFGGNGYMAEYRVEQLARDAKSLMIYAGSNEIQVTHIAKGLLGR
- a CDS encoding 3-deoxy-7-phosphoheptulonate synthase: MTTIPTYELLPSPAELAAEHPVPDRLADEIREHRSEITDVLNGRDGRMLAVVGPCSVHDPVAVLDFAARLAKSAEPMKDHLLVVLRAYLEKPRTAVGWKGLLHDPWLDGSEDIAGGLRTGRRFLIMAAESGLPLAGEFVEPMLAPYLSDLLSYGAIGARTVASQSHRELASQLPMPIGIKNGLDGDLNVATAAIQCAGTAQRHPAVSEHGALVVRSSPGNPSAHLILRGTTAGANYDSATVDAAIEGLRAKKSLDRIVVDASHGNSRKDHRRQPGVVADIASRIACGERGIAGIMLESFLEEGRQDYPAPYGVSITDSCLDLGSTVSVLESLADAVRMGRSVVLG